The nucleotide sequence TGAGGCCCGCGTCGCGCTGGGGGCGGGCAGGGCCTTGCGGTCCACCTTGCCGTTGGGCGTGAGCGGCAGCGCGGGCAGGTCCACCACCACGGAGGGCACCATGTGCTCGGGCAGCTTCTGCGCCACCGCGTCGCGCAGCGCCGTCGAGTCCACCGTCTGCCCGTCGCGCGCCACCACGTAGGCCACCAGCCGCACGTCACCCGGCGAGTCCTCGCGGGCCACGACGACCGCCTCGCGCACCTCCGGCCGCGCGCTGAGCACCGCCTCGATTTCACCCGCCTCGATGCGGAAGCCGCGCACCTTGAGCTGGTGGTCCACGCGGCCCAGGAACTCCACCGTCCCGTCGTCGCGCCAGCGGGCCCGGTCTCCGGTGCGATACAGCCGGGCGCCCGGCTCGGAGGAGAACAGGTCCGGCACGAAGCGCTCTGCCGTCAGCTCCGGCCTCGACAGGTAGCCGCGCACCACGCCCGCGCCGCCGATGTAGAGCTCGCCCGGCACGCCCACGGGCACCGGCCGCAGCCGCGCGTCGAGCAGATAGAAGTGGGTCCGGAGGAACGGCGTGCCGATGGACACCACCGGCCCCGACTCGCCGCGCACGTCGTGCGTGGAGGACCAGATGGTCGTCTCCGTGGGGCCGTACATGTTGAGCAGCCGTGCGTCCTCGGAGAGCACCTGTCGCAGCGACGTCGCCAGGGAGGAGGGGAGGGCCTCGCCGCCCACCATCCACCGCTTCAGGCCACGCAGGGCCTCGGTGGACTCGGAGTCCGCGAGCAGGGCGCGCGCCAGCGAGGGCGTGCACTGCAGATGCGTCACGGCGTGCTCGCGCAGGTTGAGCGGGATGGAGCGCGCGGTGCGCTGGCGCGCGCCGTCACGGTCGGCCTGGCACTTCACCTCGTGCAGGAGCGGCAGGCTGGCCAGCACGGTGTCCGCGGGGATGCCGAAGTCGATGAGGCAGCCCACCTCGTCCACGCCCAGGGCGCGCAGTTGCTCCATCCGCTCGCGCACGGAGCGCGGCGTTCCGAAGAGCCCGCTCGTCTCGAAGTAGCGCTCGAAGGCCTGCGCGGCCAGCCGGTCCAGGTCCGCCTCGGTGGCGGTGTCCAGGTCCACGCCCAGCGTGCGGCCCAATCCACGCATCAGGTCCGCGGAGCTGCGCAGGTAGTTCCGGAAGGGCTTCTCCACCACCGCGCGCACCGTCGCGGCGTCCTCGCCGATGAACGTGTGCAGCATCAGCGTGACGTGCCCGTCGCCCGCGTGCCCGGCCGCGCGCCAGGCCTCACGGTAGAGGGTCAGCTTCTTCTCCAGGTCCTCCCACGTCTGCCCCAGCAGGTGGGTGAGGACGTTGCAGCCCAGGCGCCCCGCGGTGACGAACGTGTCGGGGTTGCCCGCCGCCGTGAGCCACACCGGCAGCTCCTTCTGCACCGGACGCGGCCGCAGGGTGACGTCCACCTGGGTGTTCGCGCCTCCCGGGAAGCGCAGCGTGTCGCCGCGCCACAGGCGGCGCACCGTGTCCAGGCCCTCCAGCATCAGCTCGCGGCGCTGCTCGTAGCGCTCGGGCGCGAAGACGAAGTCGTTCGCGTGCCAGCCGGAGGCGACGGAGATGCCCACGCGGCCTCGCGACAGGTTGTCCACCAGCGCCCACTCCTCCGCGACGCGCACCGGATGGTGCAGCGGCAGCACCACGCTGCCCGCGCGGATGGCCACGCGCTCCGTCACCGCCGCGATGGCCGCGCCCGCCACGGACGGGCTGGGATACAGCCCACCGAACGCGTGGAAGTGACGCTCGGGCGTCCACACCGCCGCGAAGCCGTGGCGGTCCGCGAACTTCGCGCCCTCCAGCAGCAGCTTGTAGCGGTCGCCCGCGGAGGCCTCCGCGTCGTCCGCGAAGTAGAAGAGGCTCATCTGCATCGGCGTGGCGTGCGCCGCCGAGGCCCGGGCCGGCGCCTTGATGGACGCGCCCTCGCCCTGGACCACCACCTTGAAGCCGCGCGTGAGCGTCCACAGCAGCTCCAGCACGGAGATGTCGAAGGAGATGCTCGTCACGGCCAGCCACGTGCCCGAGGGTGGATGGCCGATGCGCGTGTCCATGGCCGAGAAGAAGTTGGCCACGCCCCCGTGCGGCACCATGACGCCCTTGGGGCGCCCCGTGGAGCCGGAGGTGTAGATGACGTACGCCAGGTGGCCCGCGCCCGTGTTCGACGGCGGAGGCGTGTCCCGCTGCGCGCCCTCCGTCAGGGACAGGTCCTCCAACGCGACGACGCGTGTGCTCCCCGTGGGGATGACGCCGCGCAGGTGCGTCTGCGTGAGCAACACCGGCGCGCCCGAGTCCTCCAGCATGTACGCCAGCCGCTCGCGGGGATACTCGGGGTCCAACGGCACGTACGCGCCGCCAGCCTTGAGCACCCCCAGCATCGCCACCACCATCGCGGCCGAGCGCTCCACGCACAGCCCCACGCGCGTCTCGGTGCCGACGCCCTGGGCGCGCAGGTGCCACGCCAGCGCGTTGGAGCGCGCGTCCAGCTCCGCGTACGTCAGCGTCGCGTCATCACCGGCCACCGCCACCGCGTCCGGAGTCCTGGCCACCTGCGCCCGGAACTGCGCGTGGATGGAGGTGTCCTCGGTGCTCGCGGGCGTGAAGTCATTCCAGTCCACCAGCAGCCGCCGCGTCTCGTCCGCGCCGAGCAGCGGCAGGTCGTCCACCCGCGTCTCCACGGTGTCGACCACCGCGCGCAGCAGCGTCTCCAGCTGACGGGCCAGCCGCGCCACGGTGGCGGGCGTGAACAAGTCGGTGCGGTACTCGAGCGCGCCGGTGAGCCCCTCCGCGCCCTCCGCGAGCGAGAGCTGGAGGTCGAACTTCGAGGTTCCCTCCACCGCGCCATCCGGCACGGGCAGCACCGGACGCCACTGCATGCCGGGCACCGACAGGTTCGTCGGGGGCAGCGCCTCCAGCAGCAGGGCCGTCTGGAACAGCGGGTTGTCCGCGCCGCTCCTCGGCGCACGGGCCGCGCCCACGACTTCCTCGAAGGGGAGGTCCGCGTGCGCCAGCGCCTCGTGGAACGTCTGCCGCGTGCGGGAGAGCAGCTCGCGGAAGCTCGGCGCGCCGGAGAGGTTCGCGCGCAGCACCAGCGTGTGCGCGAAGAAGCCCACCACGTCGCGCAGCTCCGGCCGCTCGCGGTTCGCCACCACGGTGCCCACGGCGAAGTCGGCCTGTCCGCTGTAGCGGTGCAGGAGCGCCGTCCACGCGGCCGTCAGCGTGACGAAGAGCGTGCAGCCCTCGCGGCGTCCCAAGGCGCGCAGGGACTCGACCAGCGAGCGCTCCAGCGTGAGGTGATGCAGCGCGCCCTGGAACCCGGGCTCGCGCGGACGCGGGAAGTCGGTGGGCAGCTCCAGCCGGGGCAGGCCCGCCAGCTGCTTGCCCCAGTACGCGCGCTGGGCGTCGAGCAGCGGCCCCAGGCCCTGCTGCCACCGGGCGAAGTCCGTGTACTGGAGCTTCACGGCGGGCAGCTCGGAGGCCGCGCCCGTCACCTGCGCGCGGTACAGCGCCGCCAGCTCGTGCGCCAGCACGCCGATGGACCAACCGTCGGTGGCGATGTGGTGCTGCGTCATCAGCAGCACGTGCTCGTGCTCACCCAGCGTCACCAGGGACGCGCGCACCGCGGGGCCCTCGGCCAGCCGGAAGGGCTCACGCGCCTGCTCCAGTGACAACCGGCGCAGCTCCGCGTCGCGTGCGTCGGGCGCGATGGATCGCAGGTCCACGACGGGGAACGACAGCTTCACGCTGGCGCGCACCACCAGCCGGGGCTGTCCGTCGACCTCCGGGAACGCCGCGCCCAGCACGGGGTGACGTTCGACGAGCGCATCCAGGCTCCGCGCCAGGGCCCCGGTGTCCAGTGCCCCCGTGAGCCGGAGCTGGAAGTGGAGGTTGTACAGCGCGGTGTCGGGGACCAGGCGGTCCAGGAACCACAGGCGGAGCTGCCCGGAGGAGAGGGGATGCTCGCCCTCGCGAGGCCCCGCGCTCAGCGGCGGTGCCACCAGCGAGTGCTCGGGCCGGACGCCACGCCACGCCTCCAGGAGCCGCAGGGCCGCGGCCTCCAGCGTGGGGCTCACCCAGAGGAACGCCGCGGGCAGCGCCACGCCCAGCTCCGACTCCAGCTGGCCGTGCACCTCCAGCACCATCAGCGAGTCGAGCCCCAGGCCCGCGAGCTCCGTATCGCCGGGGAGCGTCGAGGCATCCAGGCGCAGCGCGCGCGCCACGGCCCGGCGCAGGAAGTCCTCCACCAGCGAGAGCCGCTGGCTGTCCTCCGCCGTGGCCAGCTGCTCCTTGAGCGGGATGGTGGACTCGGGGACGCTCGGCGGGGGCTCCGCGGCGGCGACCGAGGCCTCCACGATTTCGAGCTCACCCGCGAGCCAGGCCGCCTTCGTGGCGCGGCGCTGGATCTTGCCGCTGGACGTCTTCGGGATGCTGCGCGCCTGGAGCAGCACGACGGCGTGTGCGTGGACGGCGTGCTGCTCCGCCAGCGCCTTGCGCACGGCGGCCACGACGACACCCGCGTCGAAGCCGTCGCGCACGTCGACCTCGGCCGCGAGCACCAGCCGCTCCTCGCCCTCCACCTCCACGCTGAAGGCGGCGCAGCAGCCCGCGCGGATGGCGCGATGCGCGCGCTCGGTCTCCAGCTCCAGGTCCTGCGGATACAGGTTGCGGCCGCGGATGATGAGCAGGTCCTTCAGTCGGCCGGTGACGAACAGCTGCCCCGCCTCCGACAGGAAGGCCAGGTCGCCGGTGCGCAGGAACGGCCCCTCGCCTGACGCGAGCCGCGCGTCGAACGCGTGCGCGGTCTCCTCGGGACGCTCCCAGTAGCCCGTCGCCACGCTGGGCCCGCGCACCCAGACCTCGCCCACCTGGTTCGCGCCGAGCCGCTCGCGCGTCTCCGGCTGGACGATGAGCACCTCCTGGTCCACCGCGCTCACGCCCGAGCCCACCAGCGTCCGCGCTCGCGTGTCACCGCTCTCCGGCGCCGCCGCGCGACCCTGCTCCAGCGCGTCCGCGGAGAAGTCTCCGTGGACGAACGCCTCGCCCTGCGTGCCGCCCGTGACGATGAGCGTGGCCTCCGCCAGACCGTAGCAGGGGTAGAATGCCGTGCGCTTGAAACCACAAGGCGCGAAGGCCTCCGCGAAGCGCTCCAGCGTCTCTCGCCGCACCGGCTCCGCGCCGTTGAACGCCAGCTCCCAGCTGCCCAGCTTCAGCTTCGCGCGGTCCTCGTCGGTGGCCTTCCGGACGCACAAGTCGTACGCGAAGTTGGGCCCGCCGCTGCACGTCGCCTGGAAGTGGGAGATGGCCTCCAGCCAGCGCAGCGGACGCTGGAGGAACGAGATGGGCGACATCAGCGTGCACGGGAAGCCCAGGTACAGCGGCTGGAGCACCTTCCCGATGAGCCCCATGTCGTGGAACATGGGCAGCCACCCCATCCCCGACGAGCGCGACGCATCCAGCCCGAAGCCCCGGGTGATGAGCGCCTCGTTGTGCAGGATGTTGGCGTGGCTGACCATCACCCCCTTGGGGTTGCCCGTCGAGCCGGAGGTGTACTGGAGGAACGCCGTCGTGCTGCCCTGAAGCTCCGGCCGCCGCCAGTCCGCCGCCATCGACTCCGGCACCGCGTCGCTGGCCAGCCACTGCAGCGCGGCGAGCTCCGGCGCCTGCGGCTTGAACAGCTCCGACATCTCCAGGATGAAGCTCGTGGTGAGCACGTAGCGCGCGCCGCAGTCCTGGGCGATGGCCCGCAGGCGGGGCAGGGTGCGCTCCAGCCGTGTCGGGTCCGGCGGATAGCACGGCACCGCGACGACGCCCGCGTACAGGCAGCCCATGAAGCCCGCCACGAACTCCATCCCCGGCGGATACAGCAGCAGCGCACGGTCTCCCGGTGAGCCCGAGGCCCGCAGCAGCGCGCCCAGCGCCCGCGCCCGCGCGTCCAGCCTCGCGTAGCTCCACTCCTCCACCGGGCCGTCCACGTCTCCCGTTTCGAGAAAGCGATACAGCAGCGCGTCGCCCTGGGTGCTCGCCCGATGGCACAGCAGGTCCACGAGGTGGTGGAAGTCCCCCGCGGACGTCTCATGGTGCTGTTTCATGCGTGCTCCCCGGCGGACGACTCGCGATGGTGGTACCGCGGGCCCGGGAGTGGCCGTCCCGGTACCGCTTCACGTCCTGGTGGCTGGTGGGGGTCTGGCGTCTAACAGCGACGACACGAAACGCCGCGGCGCCTCAGGGGGGACGCTGTCCCGATCCGCCCCTGGATCTGCCGCGAGTGGCCCGCTACCGCACGCCGGCACGGCACCGTCGTCCGGAGCCGTGAGTGAGGAAAATTAGGTCGAAGGTGAAGCATGCCCTCTGCCTTCATCCCTTGTTTTATCTGGAATGTCTAGTCAGCCACGAACCGCTCTAACTCCTTGGTTTGTCAGGGGGTCAGGCTCTTCTGATAAACTGGAGAACTTCGCTCCGAGACCTCATGGCATCGCCTCAAGCACCTTCGTCCGCCCCCGGCCCCCGGGGTCTTCCCGTCTGGCTCAATGTCCTGCGTCAGGAGCACGACCCGTTGGGTTACTTCACCCAGGGTTTTCGCAAGTATGGCGACGTGGTCCGCTTCGACACGGGCGCCTCGGCGACCTACATGGTGAGTCACCCGGATCAGATCCGGTACTTCCTCACCGAGAACGCGCCCAACTACTCGAAGCAGGAGCTGTCCGAGGACCCCTTCCTGGGCAACGGGCTCTTCGTGAGCGAGGGGAACTACTGGCGGCGCCAGCGCCGGCTCGTCCAGCCCTCGTTCCATCGGGATCGCCTGGCCGGCCTCCTGGGCGGCATGGTGGACCTGGTCCAGCGGACGCTCACCGCGTGGGAGGCGGACGCCACCTCGCGGCCGTTCGACATGGCCGCCCAGATGGGGAGCCTGTCGCTGCGGATGACCACGCGTGCGCTCTACTCCGAGGAGCCGGACGCGGCGGCGGCGGCGGCCGTCGGGCGGATGATGTGGATCATGAACGACCGGGGGACGTTCATGTCGCGGCTGCTGCGGCTGGAGCGGCTGCCCATCTACAAGAAGAAGTGGGCGGACTTCTTCGGCACCCTGCGGATGCTCAACGTCAAGGCGAAGGAGGTCATCGCCCAGCGCAAGGCCGGCGGTCCCCAGGACGACATCATGGCGATGCTGGTGGCGGCGAAGGACCGCGACACCGGCGAGTCGATGACGGACAAGGAGCTGCGCGACGAGTTCATGAACCTGTTCTCCGGCCACGAGGGACCGGGTGTGGCGCTCACCTGGGCCTGGCACCTGCTGTCGCAGAACCCGGACATCGAGGCGCGGCTCGCGTCGGAGTGCACCGCGGTGCTCGGTGGCCGCGCCCCGACGCTCGAGGACCTGCCCCGGCTGCGCTACGCGACGCAGGTGTTCGAGGAGACGATTCGCCTGTATCCCCCCGCGTGGCGGCTCTTGCGCACGGCGAAGGACGCGGACACGCTCGGGGGCTACCCCGTGGAGCCGGGCGCGTCCGTGCTCGCCGTGCCCTACGTCTTCCACCGTCATCCGGAGTTCTGGCCGCGTCCGGACGTGTTCGACCCGGACCGCTTCACGCCGGAGCAGAAGGCCGCGCGGCACAAGTTCGCCTACCTGCCGTTCGGCGCGGGCCAGCACATCTGCATCGGCAACAACCTAGCGCTGATGTTCGGCGCGCTGGTGCTGGCCATGGTCTCCCAGCGCTACCGCTTCCACGCCATCCCCGGCCGGCGCGTGGACATCTACCCGGGCATCGCCCTGTTGCCCAAGGGCGGCATGCCCATGCGTCCGGAGCGGCGCGGCTGACGCGTCTCGAAGGAACGCCGCGCGCGGCTCAGCCCACGGCGCGCGTGGCGTCCTGCTCCTTGGCGGCGTAGAGCGCCTGGATGTTGGCGCCGCCGAAGCCGCGCGCCTGGTGGCGCTGGATGACCTCGAAGAACAGCGTGCGCCGCGCGTGCTGCGAGCGGGTGAAGACCTGGAGCAAGAGCCCCCAGGCATCGCGGTCCATCAGGATGTTGCGCGACTGGAGCTGGTCGCGGCGGAACGGCCCCAGCGAGCCGAGCCGCGCCTCCAGCGCCTCGTAGTAGCCCCGGGGCGCGTCGAGCAGGCCCACGCCGCGCTGCCCCAGCGAGTCCACCGCGCGGACGATGTCGTCCGCCAGGAACGCCAGGTGCTGCACGCCCGCGCCGCCGTGGGCGTCCACGAAGTCCTCCAGCTGTCCCCGACGCGTGCCGGAGACGGGCTCCTGCAGCGGGAAGCAGATGCGCCCGCCAGCCGCCTGCACCACGCGCGAGCTCATGCCGCTGTACTCGGTGCGCACGTCCTCCTGGTGGGTCTGCTCGAAGCCGAGCACGTCCTCGTAGAAGGCCGCCGTGTCCAGCAGCGTGCCCGGCCGCAGGGCGAAGGCGAAGTGGTCCACGTCGCGAAACAGCGCGGCGCCTCCAGACGGCCCCGCGTCCACGGGCAGGTAGACGCCCGGGAGGAACGCGCCCCCGGGCGTGTCCCGCTGGACGAGCGAGTGCACCCAGCCTCCGGGCCCGGCGAGCGTGGCCTTCACCACGCGCTGTCCGTCCGCCTCGAAGACCTGGGGGCTGGCCACCGGACGCGCGCCCCGGCGCACCGCTTCTTCGAACGCGGCGACGACATCGGGGGTGCCCAGCGCGATGTCCCGCACGCTGTCACCGTGTTGCCGGACGTATCCGGCCACCTCGTCCTCGGAGCCCAGCGCCGAGGTGACGACGAGCCTCGCGGCGCCTTGCTCCAGCACGAAGGAGCGTCGCCCCGCGAGCCCCGACTCCGGCCCGCCGCTCGCCACCATCCGGAAGCCCAGCGCATGGCAGAAGTAGTAGGCGGAGAGGACCGCGTCGCCCACATACAGCTCCGCATGCTCCACGTTCGTGAGCACCACTCTCGGAACCTCGATTCAGTGGACCTGAGCAAACAGCGCTCAGTCCGGTGCACGTGCCAGGCGGTCACTCCGTGACAAAAATCATTATCACGGATTGCCGATGAAAGCGTGACAGTCGGGTGTCCGAGCAATGTGTCGGAGTCTGTATCACCCTGTCTTCACGCGGGCACGGCCGTCACCAGGGGCGCGGAGGAGGGCACGAGCTGCCCGGCCTCGAGCTTGAGCACGCGGTCCGCCAGGTGGAAGTAGCGGTCGTCGTGGCTGATGACGAAGACGAGCTTGCCCTGGTCCCTGAGCGCCGGGAGCATCTCGCGGTAGAACAGCTCGCGGAACACCGGGTCCTGGTCCGCGGCCCACTCGTCGAAGACGTAGATGGGGCGGTCCTCCAGGAACGAGGTGAGCAGGGCCAGGCGCTTGCGCTGCCCCTGTGACAGCGCCACGGTGGACAGCTTGCCGTCCTCCACCCGGACCTTCCGCTCGAGCTGCAGGCGGGAGAGGTACTGGCGGGCCTTGTCCTCCATGCCGGGGTGGTCCAGGCCGAGCATCCGCTCGAAGAGGTGGAAGTCGAAGAAGACGGCGGAGAACAGCTGCCGGTAGGCGCGCCGGGTGGCGGCGGTGACGGGGACGCCGTCCACGCGCAGCTCGCCCTGCTCGGGGGCGTAGAGGCCGGTGAACAGCTTGGCCAGCGTCGTCTTGCCGCTGCCGTTGCCGCCCACCAGGAACACCAGCTCCCCGCGCCGCAGCGTCGCGTCGATGGGGCCCAGCGTGAAGCTGGCGCCGTCCAGCTCGCGTCGGTAGGTGTGGCCAAGGCCGACCAGCTCGATGCGCTGGAAGTCGCGCGGCATGCCGTTGTCGGACGCCGAGGGCTCGGGGTCCTCCAGCGACAGGCCCAGCTTCTCCAGCTTCTTCATCGCCACGTGGCTGCGCGACAGGTTGGGCCACTGGTTCATCAGCCCGTCGAGCGGCTGCTGCAGGTAGAGCACCACCAGCGCGTACGCCGCCAGCGTGGACATCTCCACCTCCTGGAAGCGCGGCACGCCGAAGAGGATGAAGCCGATGACGGCCATCACCATGAAGCCGCCCCAGCTGCCGGTGATGATGAAGAGCTTGCTCGTCGTCAGGGAGATCCGTGAGACCTCCTCCGCCGTCGGCTTCAGGTCCCGGTTGAAGAAGTCCTCGCTGCGCGCGTGGTGGAGCTGCAGCTCCTTCGAGCCGTCGATGAGCGTGCGAAAGCCGCTGTACATCGCGTCGTGTGTTTCACGCCGTTTGAAGAACTGCCCGTAGGCATAGCGGTTGGGCAACGCCACGCTCGCCATCACCAGCGCGATGACGCCCAGGATGAGCCCCAGGAGGGGACCCGACAGCCACGCGAGATACACGAGACAGCCGACCAGCGTCGCCAGACAGATGATGACCCCGGGGATGACGGCGATGGTGCTGTTGATGACGCTGATGTCCTCGGTCAGCGCGGCGAGCAGCTTGTGCGGCCCGGCCTCCTCCAGCTTGCGCAGGGGCGCCTCCAGGATGCGACGACACAAGGACAGCCGCAGGTCCAGCAGCGCCTCCTGTTGCATGGACGCCAGCTGGAGCTGGGAGATGATTCGCAGCACCAGCACGGCCACCGCCAGCCCCACGAAGACGGGCATCAGCGGCATCGCGTCCGCCACCGTCCGGGACGTCAGGGCCTGGTTCATCGCCGCGACGAGCGCCGCGCTACAGGCGCCCGTGAGGATGCCCAGCAACGCGGCGAGGATGATGGGCAGCTTCGACTTCTTGAAGAGCAGGGCGAGCAATGACACGACGGCTCCAGGAGACCCGGAGGGCTCTGATAACCGAGCCCTCCCGGCTCTCATATGTCATCGCCGCGCGAAGTGATACCCGGGGGCAGGCGGCTTCTCAGGAGAACCGGGCGGACCCGACGGGGAGGGTGGCGGTGGATGGCGGGGCGAGGAATACTGGGGACATGCGATTCTCCTCGGGGGCCTTCAATGTCATCACCGCGCTCGTCGTCCTGGGCGGCACCGGCTGGGCCGCGCTCGCGC is from Myxococcus fulvus and encodes:
- a CDS encoding MupA/Atu3671 family FMN-dependent luciferase-like monooxygenase, whose translation is MKQHHETSAGDFHHLVDLLCHRASTQGDALLYRFLETGDVDGPVEEWSYARLDARARALGALLRASGSPGDRALLLYPPGMEFVAGFMGCLYAGVVAVPCYPPDPTRLERTLPRLRAIAQDCGARYVLTTSFILEMSELFKPQAPELAALQWLASDAVPESMAADWRRPELQGSTTAFLQYTSGSTGNPKGVMVSHANILHNEALITRGFGLDASRSSGMGWLPMFHDMGLIGKVLQPLYLGFPCTLMSPISFLQRPLRWLEAISHFQATCSGGPNFAYDLCVRKATDEDRAKLKLGSWELAFNGAEPVRRETLERFAEAFAPCGFKRTAFYPCYGLAEATLIVTGGTQGEAFVHGDFSADALEQGRAAAPESGDTRARTLVGSGVSAVDQEVLIVQPETRERLGANQVGEVWVRGPSVATGYWERPEETAHAFDARLASGEGPFLRTGDLAFLSEAGQLFVTGRLKDLLIIRGRNLYPQDLELETERAHRAIRAGCCAAFSVEVEGEERLVLAAEVDVRDGFDAGVVVAAVRKALAEQHAVHAHAVVLLQARSIPKTSSGKIQRRATKAAWLAGELEIVEASVAAAEPPPSVPESTIPLKEQLATAEDSQRLSLVEDFLRRAVARALRLDASTLPGDTELAGLGLDSLMVLEVHGQLESELGVALPAAFLWVSPTLEAAALRLLEAWRGVRPEHSLVAPPLSAGPREGEHPLSSGQLRLWFLDRLVPDTALYNLHFQLRLTGALDTGALARSLDALVERHPVLGAAFPEVDGQPRLVVRASVKLSFPVVDLRSIAPDARDAELRRLSLEQAREPFRLAEGPAVRASLVTLGEHEHVLLMTQHHIATDGWSIGVLAHELAALYRAQVTGAASELPAVKLQYTDFARWQQGLGPLLDAQRAYWGKQLAGLPRLELPTDFPRPREPGFQGALHHLTLERSLVESLRALGRREGCTLFVTLTAAWTALLHRYSGQADFAVGTVVANRERPELRDVVGFFAHTLVLRANLSGAPSFRELLSRTRQTFHEALAHADLPFEEVVGAARAPRSGADNPLFQTALLLEALPPTNLSVPGMQWRPVLPVPDGAVEGTSKFDLQLSLAEGAEGLTGALEYRTDLFTPATVARLARQLETLLRAVVDTVETRVDDLPLLGADETRRLLVDWNDFTPASTEDTSIHAQFRAQVARTPDAVAVAGDDATLTYAELDARSNALAWHLRAQGVGTETRVGLCVERSAAMVVAMLGVLKAGGAYVPLDPEYPRERLAYMLEDSGAPVLLTQTHLRGVIPTGSTRVVALEDLSLTEGAQRDTPPPSNTGAGHLAYVIYTSGSTGRPKGVMVPHGGVANFFSAMDTRIGHPPSGTWLAVTSISFDISVLELLWTLTRGFKVVVQGEGASIKAPARASAAHATPMQMSLFYFADDAEASAGDRYKLLLEGAKFADRHGFAAVWTPERHFHAFGGLYPSPSVAGAAIAAVTERVAIRAGSVVLPLHHPVRVAEEWALVDNLSRGRVGISVASGWHANDFVFAPERYEQRRELMLEGLDTVRRLWRGDTLRFPGGANTQVDVTLRPRPVQKELPVWLTAAGNPDTFVTAGRLGCNVLTHLLGQTWEDLEKKLTLYREAWRAAGHAGDGHVTLMLHTFIGEDAATVRAVVEKPFRNYLRSSADLMRGLGRTLGVDLDTATEADLDRLAAQAFERYFETSGLFGTPRSVRERMEQLRALGVDEVGCLIDFGIPADTVLASLPLLHEVKCQADRDGARQRTARSIPLNLREHAVTHLQCTPSLARALLADSESTEALRGLKRWMVGGEALPSSLATSLRQVLSEDARLLNMYGPTETTIWSSTHDVRGESGPVVSIGTPFLRTHFYLLDARLRPVPVGVPGELYIGGAGVVRGYLSRPELTAERFVPDLFSSEPGARLYRTGDRARWRDDGTVEFLGRVDHQLKVRGFRIEAGEIEAVLSARPEVREAVVVAREDSPGDVRLVAYVVARDGQTVDSTALRDAVAQKLPEHMVPSVVVDLPALPLTPNGKVDRKALPAPSATRASRAAYVAPQGQLEQQIADIWKQVLKLEQVGVNDNFFDLGGHSLLMVQVHARLRAVLGEELPLLKLLEYPTVSALARHVRQGSTTPQASPVETAQDRAKRQLESLKRQQQRARKQG
- a CDS encoding cytochrome P450; this translates as MASPQAPSSAPGPRGLPVWLNVLRQEHDPLGYFTQGFRKYGDVVRFDTGASATYMVSHPDQIRYFLTENAPNYSKQELSEDPFLGNGLFVSEGNYWRRQRRLVQPSFHRDRLAGLLGGMVDLVQRTLTAWEADATSRPFDMAAQMGSLSLRMTTRALYSEEPDAAAAAAVGRMMWIMNDRGTFMSRLLRLERLPIYKKKWADFFGTLRMLNVKAKEVIAQRKAGGPQDDIMAMLVAAKDRDTGESMTDKELRDEFMNLFSGHEGPGVALTWAWHLLSQNPDIEARLASECTAVLGGRAPTLEDLPRLRYATQVFEETIRLYPPAWRLLRTAKDADTLGGYPVEPGASVLAVPYVFHRHPEFWPRPDVFDPDRFTPEQKAARHKFAYLPFGAGQHICIGNNLALMFGALVLAMVSQRYRFHAIPGRRVDIYPGIALLPKGGMPMRPERRG
- the hppD gene encoding 4-hydroxyphenylpyruvate dioxygenase: MVLTNVEHAELYVGDAVLSAYYFCHALGFRMVASGGPESGLAGRRSFVLEQGAARLVVTSALGSEDEVAGYVRQHGDSVRDIALGTPDVVAAFEEAVRRGARPVASPQVFEADGQRVVKATLAGPGGWVHSLVQRDTPGGAFLPGVYLPVDAGPSGGAALFRDVDHFAFALRPGTLLDTAAFYEDVLGFEQTHQEDVRTEYSGMSSRVVQAAGGRICFPLQEPVSGTRRGQLEDFVDAHGGAGVQHLAFLADDIVRAVDSLGQRGVGLLDAPRGYYEALEARLGSLGPFRRDQLQSRNILMDRDAWGLLLQVFTRSQHARRTLFFEVIQRHQARGFGGANIQALYAAKEQDATRAVG
- a CDS encoding cyclic peptide export ABC transporter; translated protein: MSLLALLFKKSKLPIILAALLGILTGACSAALVAAMNQALTSRTVADAMPLMPVFVGLAVAVLVLRIISQLQLASMQQEALLDLRLSLCRRILEAPLRKLEEAGPHKLLAALTEDISVINSTIAVIPGVIICLATLVGCLVYLAWLSGPLLGLILGVIALVMASVALPNRYAYGQFFKRRETHDAMYSGFRTLIDGSKELQLHHARSEDFFNRDLKPTAEEVSRISLTTSKLFIITGSWGGFMVMAVIGFILFGVPRFQEVEMSTLAAYALVVLYLQQPLDGLMNQWPNLSRSHVAMKKLEKLGLSLEDPEPSASDNGMPRDFQRIELVGLGHTYRRELDGASFTLGPIDATLRRGELVFLVGGNGSGKTTLAKLFTGLYAPEQGELRVDGVPVTAATRRAYRQLFSAVFFDFHLFERMLGLDHPGMEDKARQYLSRLQLERKVRVEDGKLSTVALSQGQRKRLALLTSFLEDRPIYVFDEWAADQDPVFRELFYREMLPALRDQGKLVFVISHDDRYFHLADRVLKLEAGQLVPSSAPLVTAVPA